One stretch of Rhodoferax lithotrophicus DNA includes these proteins:
- the fur gene encoding ferric iron uptake transcriptional regulator → MTKIDELKSTGLKATLPRLKILEIFQKGQQRHMTAEDVFRVLLLEHSDVGLATVYRVLAQFEQADILVRSHFESGKAVYELNEGQHHDHLVCLDCGRVEEFFDAEIEKRQHAVAKAKGFEIVDHALSLYAHCTRAHCQHRVP, encoded by the coding sequence ATGACCAAGATCGATGAACTGAAAAGTACGGGACTCAAAGCTACACTGCCAAGGCTGAAGATTCTGGAAATTTTCCAAAAAGGTCAGCAACGCCATATGACGGCAGAGGACGTTTTTCGGGTGCTGTTGCTAGAGCATTCCGATGTTGGGTTGGCCACGGTGTACCGGGTGTTGGCTCAATTTGAGCAGGCTGATATCTTGGTACGTAGCCACTTCGAGAGTGGCAAAGCAGTTTATGAACTCAATGAAGGCCAGCATCATGACCATTTGGTATGTTTGGACTGTGGCCGAGTAGAAGAGTTTTTTGATGCTGAAATTGAAAAACGTCAGCATGCAGTGGCAAAAGCGAAAGGATTTGAGATTGTCGACCACGCGCTAAGCCTTTATGCGCATTGCACACGTGCTCATTGTCAGCACCGTGTGCCGTAA
- the lptE gene encoding LPS assembly lipoprotein LptE, translating to MHAPLPQASLTIRSRRTALQWMALTAASTTLAGCGFRLRGSQAFAFSRIAIMPHPGGGVAQELRRSFGDAVHVLTVDEPISQAQLVLDVGNELREKVVVGVNTSGQVREFQLRLRVQLRLRNAKGKALIEGVEISQQREINFNETAVLAKEAEEVLLYRDMQSDIVQQILRRLVTVQASQLD from the coding sequence ATGCACGCCCCCCTGCCCCAAGCCAGTTTGACCATTCGGTCACGCCGCACTGCCTTGCAGTGGATGGCACTGACTGCCGCCAGTACCACACTGGCAGGCTGCGGTTTCAGACTGCGTGGCAGCCAGGCGTTTGCCTTCAGCCGGATTGCCATCATGCCCCACCCGGGCGGGGGCGTGGCACAAGAGCTGCGCCGTTCGTTTGGCGACGCAGTTCATGTGCTGACCGTAGATGAGCCCATCTCTCAAGCGCAACTGGTGCTGGATGTGGGCAATGAGCTGCGAGAAAAAGTGGTGGTGGGGGTCAATACCTCAGGTCAGGTGCGTGAATTCCAGTTGCGCCTGCGCGTTCAACTGCGCCTGCGTAACGCCAAGGGCAAAGCTCTGATTGAAGGTGTTGAGATTTCCCAACAACGTGAAATCAACTTCAATGAAACCGCCGTCCTGGCCAAGGAAGCTGAAGAGGTCTTGCTCTACCGAGACATGCAATCTGACATTGTTCAGCAAATCCTGCGCCGTCTGGTCACGGTTCAAGCGTCTCAACTGGATTGA
- the dapB gene encoding 4-hydroxy-tetrahydrodipicolinate reductase: MTESIIHHICVAGASGRMGRMLIEAVSKADDCKLSGALDVTTSPAVGVDPAAFLGIHSGIAITADLPTGLAHADALIDFTRPEGTLAHLQVCRALGVNAVIGTTGFSDAQKLEIAELAKNIAIVMAPNMSVGVNVTLKLLELAAKSLSTGYDIEIIEAHHRHKVDAPSGTALKMGEVIAGALGRDLKDCAVYARQGVTGERDPSSIGFATIRGGDIVGDHTVLFAGTGERIEISHKSGSRVSYAEGSLRAVRFLKGRKSGLFDMTDVLNLK, encoded by the coding sequence ATGACAGAGTCCATAATTCACCACATTTGCGTGGCTGGTGCCAGCGGGCGCATGGGGCGCATGTTGATCGAAGCAGTCTCAAAAGCCGATGACTGCAAGCTCAGCGGAGCCCTGGATGTGACCACCAGTCCGGCTGTAGGCGTAGACCCTGCAGCTTTTCTTGGAATCCATAGTGGCATTGCCATCACCGCTGATTTGCCCACGGGTCTGGCCCACGCCGATGCACTGATTGATTTCACACGCCCCGAAGGCACTTTGGCGCATTTACAGGTGTGTCGCGCACTCGGTGTTAATGCCGTCATTGGCACCACCGGATTCAGTGATGCGCAAAAGCTGGAAATTGCCGAACTTGCAAAAAACATTGCCATTGTGATGGCCCCCAACATGAGCGTGGGTGTGAATGTCACCCTCAAGCTGTTGGAACTTGCCGCCAAATCCCTCAGCACGGGTTACGACATTGAAATCATCGAAGCACATCACCGCCATAAGGTGGATGCACCCTCAGGCACGGCCTTGAAAATGGGTGAAGTGATTGCGGGCGCACTGGGTCGCGATCTCAAAGACTGTGCTGTTTATGCACGACAAGGCGTGACCGGAGAGCGCGATCCATCGAGCATTGGTTTTGCCACCATTCGTGGGGGCGACATTGTGGGCGACCACACTGTGTTGTTTGCAGGTACCGGGGAGCGTATTGAAATCAGCCACAAATCGGGCAGCCGCGTGTCTTACGCAGAGGGCAGCTTGCGTGCTGTACGGTTCTTGAAGGGACGCAAATCCGGCCTCTTCGACATGACCGACGTATTGAACCTGAAATGA
- the leuS gene encoding leucine--tRNA ligase — MQDKYNHLDVEPAAQAHWTALDAYRVTENALDVNGKPKKKFYACSMLPYPSGKLHMGHVRNYTINDMLTRQLRMQGYNVLMPMGWDAFGLPAENAALKNGVPPAQWTFENIAYMKGQMQAMGLAIDWSREVATCTPEYYKWNQWLFLKMLEKGIAYRKTQVVNWDPVDMTVLANEQVIDGKGWRTGAVVEKREIPGYYLAITQYADELLANVTGDNMPGWPERVKLMQENWIGKSEGVRFAFTHDIKGADGALIGDGKMYIFTTRADTIMGVTFCAVAAEHPLAVHAATRNPALAAFIEECKKGGTTEAELALKEKVGMPTGLFVTHPLTGKQVEVWVGNYVLMSYGDGAVMGVPAHDERDFAFAQKYGLTIKPVYRLHSIVPAAKDGEHGTDIRNVDPDGEWRDWYGLKPGDPREDGDHELINSGKYDGLPYKEAINAVAADLSALGLGEKKVTWRLRDWGVSRQRYWGTPIPIIHCEEHGAVPVPEKDLPVVLPQDCIPDGSGNPLHKHEGFHAGVTCPVCGKPARRETDTMDTFVDSSWYFMRYCDSTNSEKMVAEGADYWMPMDQYIGGIEHAILHLLYARFWTKVMRDLGLVKVDEPFTKLLTQGMVLNHIYSRRTDKGGKDYFWPSDVEHVLDDAGKVTGARLIKAVGDLPVGTPIDYEGVGTMSKSKNNGVDPQDLIEKYGADTARLYTMFTAPPEATLEWNDAAVEGSYRFLRRVWNFGVKLLAIDSVAADASVISATSLKDVEFGKEAKALRLEIHSVLKQVDYDYQRMQYNTVVSGCMKMINALEDFKATDCAGAQVALIEGFGILLRCLYPATPHIAHTLWSELGYAKPLGDLLDTPWPRVDPSALVQDEIELMLQVNGKLRGSMVVSASADKAAIEQAALANEVFLKLANGAAPKKVIVVPGRLVNLVV; from the coding sequence ATGCAAGACAAATACAACCACCTCGATGTTGAACCCGCTGCCCAAGCCCATTGGACGGCGCTGGATGCTTACCGCGTGACTGAAAACGCACTGGACGTTAACGGCAAACCCAAGAAAAAGTTCTACGCCTGCTCCATGCTGCCCTACCCCAGCGGCAAGTTACACATGGGCCATGTGCGCAACTACACCATCAACGACATGCTGACGCGCCAGCTGCGCATGCAGGGCTACAACGTGCTGATGCCCATGGGCTGGGATGCCTTTGGCCTGCCGGCGGAAAACGCCGCGCTGAAAAACGGTGTGCCACCGGCCCAATGGACGTTTGAGAACATCGCCTACATGAAGGGCCAGATGCAGGCCATGGGCCTGGCCATCGACTGGAGCCGCGAAGTGGCCACCTGCACGCCCGAGTACTACAAGTGGAACCAGTGGCTGTTTTTGAAAATGCTCGAAAAAGGCATTGCCTACCGCAAGACCCAGGTCGTCAACTGGGACCCGGTGGACATGACCGTGCTGGCCAATGAGCAGGTCATTGATGGCAAAGGCTGGCGCACCGGAGCGGTGGTCGAAAAACGCGAAATTCCGGGCTACTACCTGGCCATCACCCAGTACGCCGATGAGCTGCTGGCCAACGTCACCGGCGACAACATGCCCGGCTGGCCCGAGCGCGTCAAGCTGATGCAGGAAAACTGGATTGGCAAGTCTGAAGGTGTGCGTTTTGCCTTCACCCACGACATCAAGGGCGCTGACGGTGCGCTGATCGGTGACGGCAAGATGTACATCTTCACCACCCGCGCCGACACCATCATGGGCGTGACCTTCTGCGCGGTGGCCGCTGAACACCCGCTGGCTGTGCACGCCGCCACCCGCAATCCGGCGCTGGCAGCCTTCATTGAAGAATGCAAAAAGGGCGGTACCACCGAGGCGGAACTGGCTTTGAAAGAAAAAGTCGGCATGCCGACCGGCTTGTTTGTCACCCATCCGCTGACCGGCAAGCAGGTTGAAGTCTGGGTCGGCAATTACGTGCTGATGAGCTACGGTGACGGTGCGGTGATGGGTGTGCCAGCGCACGACGAGCGCGACTTTGCGTTCGCCCAGAAATACGGCTTAACAATAAAGCCGGTATATAGGCTACATAGCATAGTCCCAGCGGCGAAGGATGGAGAGCATGGTACCGATATCAGGAATGTTGATCCCGATGGGGAGTGGCGCGATTGGTATGGCTTGAAGCCTGGTGACCCGCGAGAGGACGGTGATCATGAGCTTATTAACTCTGGCAAATACGATGGGCTGCCTTATAAAGAGGCAATCAATGCGGTTGCCGCCGACCTGTCCGCCCTGGGCCTGGGTGAGAAAAAAGTCACCTGGCGCTTGCGCGACTGGGGCGTGAGCCGCCAGCGTTACTGGGGCACACCGATCCCGATCATCCATTGTGAGGAACACGGCGCGGTGCCGGTGCCCGAGAAAGACCTGCCGGTAGTGCTGCCGCAAGACTGCATCCCAGACGGTTCTGGCAACCCGCTGCACAAACACGAGGGCTTCCACGCTGGTGTCACCTGCCCGGTCTGTGGCAAGCCAGCCCGGCGCGAAACCGACACCATGGACACCTTCGTGGATTCATCCTGGTACTTCATGCGCTACTGCGATTCGACCAACTCAGAGAAGATGGTGGCCGAGGGTGCGGACTACTGGATGCCGATGGACCAGTACATCGGCGGCATCGAACACGCCATCCTGCACCTGTTGTACGCCCGCTTCTGGACCAAGGTGATGCGTGACCTGGGTCTCGTCAAGGTGGATGAGCCCTTCACCAAGCTGCTCACCCAAGGCATGGTGCTGAACCACATCTACAGCCGCCGCACCGACAAGGGTGGCAAAGACTATTTCTGGCCCAGCGATGTGGAGCACGTGTTGGACGACGCGGGCAAGGTGACTGGCGCGCGCCTGATCAAGGCCGTGGGAGATCTGCCGGTGGGTACACCCATTGACTATGAGGGCGTGGGCACCATGTCCAAGTCGAAAAACAACGGCGTGGACCCGCAGGACCTGATCGAAAAATACGGTGCTGACACCGCCCGCCTGTACACCATGTTCACCGCTCCACCCGAGGCCACGCTGGAGTGGAACGACGCGGCGGTGGAGGGCAGCTACCGTTTCCTGCGCCGGGTGTGGAATTTTGGTGTCAAATTGTTAGCTATTGATTCTGTAGCTGCTGACGCAAGTGTTATAAGCGCTACAAGCCTGAAAGATGTTGAATTCGGGAAAGAGGCGAAGGCCTTGCGGCTGGAAATCCACAGTGTGCTCAAGCAGGTGGACTACGACTACCAGCGTATGCAGTACAACACCGTGGTATCTGGCTGCATGAAAATGATCAATGCGCTGGAAGACTTCAAGGCCACGGACTGCGCCGGTGCGCAAGTGGCGCTGATCGAAGGTTTTGGCATTTTGCTGCGTTGCCTGTACCCGGCTACGCCGCACATCGCCCACACCTTGTGGTCAGAACTGGGTTACGCCAAGCCATTGGGCGATTTGCTGGATACACCCTGGCCCAGGGTCGACCCCAGCGCCCTGGTACAGGACGAGATCGAACTCATGCTGCAAGTGAATGGCAAGCTGCGTGGCTCTATGGTGGTCAGTGCCAGTGCGGACAAAGCGGCTATCGAACAAGCGGCACTGGCCAACGAGGTGTTCCTGAAGCTGGCCAATGGCGCGGCACCGAAGAAGGTGATTGTGGTGCCAGGCCGCTTGGTGAATCTGGTGGTTTAA
- a CDS encoding outer membrane protein assembly factor BamE — protein sequence MFDSLAHRVCLSSLAALLLSLSACSSMDGASNRLVSIVTPYKIDIVQGNFVSREQVAALKEGMSRNQVRDILGTPLLNSIFHTDRWDYVFTFKRQGIEPQARRVTIFFKDDVLIKVQADSLPSEAEFVASLDSGRKSGPIPVLEMSPESLQTTAPTTPVAAPQSPVPRTTSYPPLETTTN from the coding sequence ATGTTTGATTCTCTTGCTCATCGCGTCTGTTTGAGTTCTTTGGCAGCACTTTTGCTCAGCCTCTCTGCCTGTAGCAGCATGGACGGGGCCAGCAACCGCTTGGTCTCCATCGTGACACCTTACAAAATTGACATTGTGCAAGGCAATTTTGTCTCTCGGGAACAAGTCGCCGCTCTCAAGGAGGGCATGAGTCGTAACCAAGTGCGCGACATTTTGGGCACCCCTTTGCTCAACAGTATTTTTCATACGGATCGATGGGACTATGTGTTCACCTTCAAGCGCCAAGGCATTGAGCCTCAAGCACGACGTGTGACCATCTTTTTCAAAGACGATGTATTGATCAAGGTACAAGCAGACAGCTTACCCAGTGAGGCCGAGTTTGTAGCATCGCTGGATTCAGGTCGAAAATCAGGCCCTATTCCAGTGCTTGAAATGTCACCGGAAAGCTTGCAAACCACTGCGCCAACAACCCCGGTTGCTGCACCGCAATCACCTGTACCACGGACCACCAGTTACCCTCCGCTGGAAACCACCACCAACTGA
- a CDS encoding ExbD/TolR family protein produces the protein MSFGRLDCAAGSQPMSDINMTPLIDVMLVLVVIFIITAPLLTSSIKLDLPQTDAAKAGDAPKSVTVVMDAAGQIYLKDQPVTLDELARQLNSSASANPQTEVLLRADQVVPYGRVVEVMGAAQKAGLNRIGFVADATASAKTGVVESTPAVKP, from the coding sequence ATGTCATTTGGCCGCCTGGATTGCGCTGCGGGCTCACAACCCATGAGTGACATCAACATGACCCCTTTGATTGATGTGATGTTGGTCTTGGTGGTCATTTTCATCATCACCGCCCCCCTTTTGACTAGTTCGATCAAACTGGACTTACCCCAAACCGACGCAGCCAAGGCTGGGGATGCCCCCAAGTCGGTGACGGTGGTGATGGACGCTGCTGGCCAAATTTACCTGAAAGACCAACCCGTGACGCTGGATGAACTGGCACGGCAACTCAACTCGTCGGCTTCAGCCAATCCACAAACCGAAGTGCTGCTACGCGCCGACCAAGTGGTGCCCTATGGCCGCGTGGTTGAAGTGATGGGTGCCGCGCAAAAAGCCGGATTAAACCGTATTGGCTTTGTCGCAGATGCGACGGCATCAGCGAAGACTGGGGTAGTGGAATCCACGCCTGCAGTCAAACCCTAA
- a CDS encoding MotA/TolQ/ExbB proton channel family protein, with protein sequence MNLAQFFWQGDALTRSVALLLLAMSVGSWVVILWKSWLLHRASGDVARCVAAFWQSTNVEEASLKIKAFDRGALVLPMVEAIKIEPDDTLACVGNRAQQLTRVLRNALHGALAKLQHGQVLLATVGATAPFVGLLGTVWGIYHALIGIANAGQVTIDKISGPVGESLIMTAAGLMVAIPAVLAFNVLGRAVTRIEAELEGFARDLRELGNAGLDTIAVKR encoded by the coding sequence ATGAATTTGGCCCAGTTTTTCTGGCAAGGTGATGCCTTGACACGCTCAGTAGCGTTGTTACTGTTGGCCATGTCAGTGGGAAGTTGGGTGGTGATTTTGTGGAAATCCTGGTTGCTGCACCGTGCCAGTGGTGATGTGGCACGTTGTGTGGCAGCGTTCTGGCAATCGACCAATGTAGAGGAAGCCAGTCTGAAAATCAAGGCTTTTGACCGTGGAGCGCTTGTTCTGCCTATGGTGGAAGCTATCAAAATTGAACCTGATGACACGCTGGCCTGCGTAGGTAACCGCGCCCAACAGTTAACTCGCGTCTTGCGTAATGCCTTGCATGGAGCGCTTGCCAAACTCCAGCACGGCCAGGTTTTATTGGCCACAGTGGGGGCCACTGCACCATTTGTAGGATTGTTGGGCACCGTGTGGGGCATCTACCATGCACTGATTGGCATTGCCAATGCAGGTCAAGTCACCATCGACAAAATTTCCGGCCCGGTCGGCGAATCTTTGATCATGACAGCAGCGGGCTTGATGGTAGCCATTCCAGCAGTCTTGGCCTTCAACGTGCTCGGCCGTGCGGTAACACGCATTGAAGCTGAACTCGAAGGCTTTGCCCGCGACCTGCGCGAACTTGGCAACGCTGGCCTGGATACCATCGCGGTCAAGCGTTAA